The following are encoded in a window of Prochlorococcus marinus CUG1417 genomic DNA:
- a CDS encoding NAD(P)H-quinone oxidoreductase subunit H, translating to MAQLETRTEPMVVNFGPHHPSMHGVLRLVVTLDGENVIDCEPVIGYLHRGMEKIAENRTNVMYVPYVSRMDYAAGMFYEAIVVNAPERLANIPVPKRASYIRVLMLELNRIANHLLWLGPFLADVGAQTPFFYIFREREMIYDLWEAATGQRLINNNFFRIGGVACDLPYGWLDKCIDFCNWFGPKIDEYEKLITNNPIFRKRIEGLGTIQRDQAINWSLSGPMLRASGVSWDLRKVDSYECYDDFDWQIASEKEGDCYARYRVRVEEMRQSLSIIRQACKMIPGGPTENLEAQRMATEDKKSEIFGIDYQYVAKKVAPTFKIPNGELYTRLESGKGEIGVFIQGNNEVTPWRFKIRAADLNNLQILPHILKGAKIADIMAILGSIDVIMGSVDR from the coding sequence ATGGCTCAGCTAGAGACTAGAACAGAACCAATGGTGGTCAATTTTGGCCCTCACCACCCCTCAATGCATGGGGTTTTAAGGTTAGTTGTAACTCTTGATGGTGAGAATGTCATTGATTGTGAGCCTGTAATTGGATATTTACACAGGGGAATGGAAAAGATAGCTGAAAACAGGACAAATGTAATGTATGTCCCTTATGTAAGCAGAATGGATTATGCAGCAGGAATGTTTTATGAAGCTATTGTAGTAAATGCTCCTGAAAGATTAGCTAATATTCCAGTTCCTAAAAGAGCTAGTTACATCAGAGTTCTTATGCTCGAACTTAATCGTATTGCCAATCATCTTTTGTGGCTTGGTCCCTTTTTAGCAGACGTGGGAGCTCAAACTCCATTTTTCTATATTTTTAGAGAAAGAGAAATGATTTATGACCTCTGGGAAGCTGCTACTGGACAAAGGCTAATAAACAATAATTTCTTTAGGATAGGTGGTGTCGCATGTGATCTTCCATATGGATGGTTAGATAAATGTATAGATTTTTGTAATTGGTTCGGTCCTAAGATAGATGAATACGAGAAATTAATAACAAATAATCCAATTTTTAGAAAAAGAATTGAAGGTCTTGGAACAATACAAAGAGACCAGGCAATTAATTGGTCTTTATCTGGGCCAATGCTTAGAGCTTCTGGGGTGTCTTGGGATTTAAGGAAAGTCGATAGTTATGAATGTTATGACGATTTTGATTGGCAGATTGCTTCAGAAAAAGAAGGTGATTGTTACGCGAGATATCGAGTAAGAGTTGAAGAGATGAGACAATCACTAAGCATCATTCGCCAAGCTTGCAAAATGATTCCAGGAGGTCCAACAGAAAATTTAGAAGCTCAAAGAATGGCGACTGAAGATAAGAAAAGTGAAATATTTGGTATCGACTATCAATATGTCGCTAAGAAGGTTGCTCCAACTTTTAAAATTCCTAACGGAGAATTATATACTAGATTAGAGTCCGGCAAAGGGGAAATAGGTGTATTTATTCAAGGAAATAATGAAGTTACCCCATGGAGATTTAAAATTAGAGCAGCTGATTTAAATAATCTGCAAATATTGCCTCATATTCTTAAAGGTGCCAAAATCGCTGATATTATGGCAATCCTTGGTTCAATAGATGTCATTATGGGATCTGTTGATAGATAA
- a CDS encoding o-succinylbenzoate synthase, translating into MNLIFQKKSYSFKLSAKVENSKTNYHTKSGWIIKLISNDKKIGFGEVSPLHKKDLKKCTKQLDMIPEYIEEFNLSEQINIFHPCIQSAINSALAEINGKIIFKENYYFDEIGKTAILLNHENVVSDLNDIKKRYCDIGKSLTLKWKVALKNNHEEEAKLEEILSKIGNNIKLRIDANGSWGREIANRWADILKDNKNIDWLEQPLCVDDIDGMTELNKKIPIALDESLLKFPTLIDEWKGWQIRRPSQENNPVKLLRELENKKALISISTSFETGIGKRWLHHLSSLQLQGPTPKVPGLAMNKFPNSFLFLNEAKTIWDQL; encoded by the coding sequence ATGAACTTAATATTTCAAAAAAAATCTTATAGCTTTAAGTTATCGGCCAAAGTAGAAAATTCTAAAACCAATTACCATACAAAATCGGGTTGGATAATTAAATTAATAAGTAATGATAAAAAAATAGGGTTTGGAGAAGTTTCACCGCTACATAAAAAAGACTTAAAAAAGTGTACGAAACAACTAGATATGATCCCTGAGTATATAGAGGAATTTAATTTATCTGAGCAAATAAATATTTTTCACCCATGCATTCAATCTGCAATAAATTCTGCATTAGCTGAGATTAATGGAAAAATAATTTTTAAAGAAAACTACTACTTTGATGAAATTGGTAAAACAGCCATATTGTTAAATCATGAAAATGTAGTTTCAGATCTAAATGATATTAAAAAAAGATATTGTGATATTGGAAAATCATTAACCTTAAAATGGAAAGTAGCACTAAAAAATAACCATGAGGAAGAAGCAAAATTAGAAGAAATTTTAAGCAAAATAGGTAATAATATTAAGTTAAGAATAGATGCTAATGGTTCTTGGGGAAGAGAGATAGCTAATAGATGGGCTGATATTTTGAAAGATAATAAAAATATAGATTGGTTAGAACAACCTCTCTGTGTTGATGATATTGATGGAATGACAGAACTAAACAAAAAAATTCCAATAGCTTTAGACGAATCACTTTTAAAATTTCCAACTTTGATTGATGAGTGGAAGGGTTGGCAAATTAGAAGGCCTTCTCAAGAAAATAATCCAGTTAAGCTTTTAAGAGAATTAGAAAATAAAAAAGCTTTAATATCTATAAGTACCTCATTTGAAACTGGAATAGGAAAGAGATGGCTCCATCATTTATCTTCTCTACAATTGCAAGGACCAACACCAAAAGTTCCTGGTTTAGCAATGAATAAATTCCCTAATTCGTTTCTATTTTTAAATGAAGCAAAAACGATATGGGATCAACTATGA
- a CDS encoding AMP-binding protein produces MKNKIHTIEVENNETQSVEKIIEKIRDNKIIYVKNKFYEDKDVLDSITENGPAIILNSSGSSGKPRQCFHHLNNLKLSATTSGQWLIEQGFELQNCLILNTLPLNHISGLMPIFRSQTWGCDCINISPNLIKKTRELLLFTIKFKKNKKHLITSLVPTQLQRLLAQKDGISWLKIFDLIWVGGASISDETAEQCIKEKIKLAPCYGATETAAMVTSLKPKEFLMGFKNVGEILPDTKIRINAQGLIEIKSARIGIEIIDSLKTENFKNKNGWWQTSDLGEIKQINNSYYLKFVGRSDNAFNSGGEVVFPEVIESRLNDFIMKENIPINKFNIAKVSNKLWGNKIKVIVEFRELTNDKNIEISLNLLKNFSQSWPKHEKPEKWIVKNKNSITEKINYKFKK; encoded by the coding sequence ATGAAAAATAAAATTCATACTATTGAAGTTGAAAATAACGAAACTCAATCTGTAGAAAAAATAATTGAAAAAATTAGAGATAATAAAATTATTTATGTAAAAAACAAATTTTATGAAGACAAAGATGTATTAGATTCAATTACTGAAAATGGGCCAGCAATTATCTTAAACAGTAGTGGGAGTTCTGGAAAACCGAGACAATGTTTTCACCATTTAAATAATCTTAAATTATCTGCAACTACATCAGGTCAATGGCTAATAGAGCAAGGATTTGAATTACAAAACTGCTTAATTTTAAATACTTTACCCCTGAACCATATAAGTGGATTAATGCCAATTTTTAGAAGTCAAACTTGGGGATGTGATTGTATTAATATTTCTCCGAATTTGATAAAAAAAACTCGAGAACTTTTACTTTTCACAATTAAATTTAAAAAAAACAAAAAACACTTGATTACATCATTAGTACCTACCCAATTACAAAGACTTTTAGCTCAAAAAGATGGAATTAGTTGGCTAAAAATTTTTGATCTAATTTGGGTAGGTGGAGCTTCAATTTCAGACGAAACTGCAGAACAATGTATAAAAGAAAAAATAAAATTAGCACCTTGTTACGGCGCAACTGAAACTGCAGCAATGGTTACGAGTTTAAAACCAAAAGAATTCTTAATGGGTTTTAAAAATGTTGGAGAAATACTACCTGATACAAAAATAAGAATTAACGCACAAGGATTAATCGAAATAAAATCAGCCAGAATTGGAATTGAAATAATAGATTCTTTAAAAACTGAAAATTTCAAAAATAAAAATGGGTGGTGGCAAACAAGTGATTTAGGTGAAATTAAGCAAATCAATAATTCTTACTATTTAAAATTTGTTGGAAGAAGTGATAATGCCTTTAATTCAGGAGGAGAAGTTGTTTTCCCTGAAGTAATTGAATCTAGATTAAATGATTTCATTATGAAAGAAAATATCCCAATTAATAAATTCAATATTGCGAAAGTATCTAACAAATTATGGGGAAATAAAATTAAAGTAATAGTTGAATTTAGAGAACTTACAAATGATAAAAATATTGAAATTTCTTTAAATTTATTAAAAAATTTTTCTCAAAGTTGGCCTAAACATGAAAAGCCTGAAAAGTGGATTGTTAAAAACAAAAATAGCATTACAGAAAAAATAAACTATAAATTCAAAAAATAA
- the gshB gene encoding glutathione synthase: MKFLFVIDPIKNINPLKDSTAALMQASSKKNIEIWSCTPQDLEARGDEVWASSVKVEVIPWISFKENDCIPLAEFNCIWMRKDPPVNEAYLYATHLLEVAERKGVKVINKPSSLRAWNEKLGALRYSHLMAPTIVASKVKDLINFANINNEVVIKPLGGKGGQGVIRINKNSPGIKSIIELITSQEKLPVMMQKFIPEVIEGDKRIIIVNGEAIGSINRIPQGGDFRSNLAMGGKAEPTLLTEKEKSICSELSQHFKDEGLFFVGIDVINGMLSEINVTSPTGLREIENLSNKNVSEEVIEKLVEII, encoded by the coding sequence ATGAAATTTCTATTCGTAATAGATCCAATTAAAAATATAAATCCCTTAAAAGATTCAACTGCTGCTTTAATGCAAGCATCATCAAAAAAAAATATTGAAATCTGGAGTTGTACTCCTCAAGACCTGGAAGCTAGAGGTGATGAAGTATGGGCATCTTCCGTAAAAGTTGAAGTAATTCCATGGATTTCTTTCAAAGAGAATGATTGCATACCTCTCGCCGAATTTAATTGCATTTGGATGAGAAAAGATCCTCCTGTAAATGAGGCTTATTTATATGCAACCCATCTTTTAGAAGTTGCCGAAAGAAAAGGAGTAAAAGTAATAAACAAACCCTCATCGTTAAGAGCGTGGAATGAAAAGCTAGGTGCTTTAAGATACAGCCACTTAATGGCACCTACAATAGTTGCGAGTAAGGTAAAAGATCTTATTAATTTTGCAAATATAAATAATGAAGTAGTTATAAAACCTCTAGGAGGAAAAGGTGGTCAAGGTGTTATAAGGATAAATAAAAATTCTCCAGGAATTAAATCAATCATTGAATTAATCACTTCTCAAGAAAAATTACCCGTTATGATGCAAAAATTTATTCCTGAAGTCATAGAGGGTGATAAAAGAATAATTATCGTAAACGGAGAAGCAATTGGATCAATAAATAGGATTCCTCAAGGAGGCGATTTTAGGAGTAATTTAGCGATGGGAGGCAAGGCTGAACCCACATTATTAACAGAAAAAGAAAAAAGTATCTGCTCAGAATTATCTCAACACTTCAAAGATGAGGGTTTATTTTTTGTAGGAATTGATGTAATAAATGGAATGCTTAGCGAGATTAATGTAACCAGCCCAACAGGTTTAAGAGAAATAGAAAATTTATCCAATAAAAATGTTTCAGAGGAAGTTATTGAAAAATTAGTAGAAATTATCTAG
- the menA gene encoding 2-carboxy-1,4-naphthoquinone phytyltransferase, translated as MEEDKKKLWKKAIKWPLYSVAILPVLITGAYLLNQYEEVKIYNLISFTLAAVLILLWENLTNDLYDAETGIDEFKFHSIVNLVKNKKIISFIAYTSLVIGLLIILIISVSTSINIFILVAACCFLGYLYQGPPFRLGYQGLGEPLCWLAFGPFAYSAVLIALNPSNIYFEDIPWKVSLLLGSGPSLATTLVLFCSHFHQISEDKKHGKNSPLVRLGAKKGSQFVPWIIFTIYIFQLFTIVYGFIPVFCILYLLSFPQATRLINLLKSSYTKPSAIKNCKFIAIKFQTLNGIGLITGLIFNYLLNK; from the coding sequence ATGGAAGAAGATAAAAAAAAATTATGGAAAAAAGCAATAAAATGGCCTCTTTATTCTGTGGCCATACTTCCAGTTTTAATAACAGGGGCTTACTTGCTCAATCAATATGAAGAGGTAAAAATTTATAATTTGATTTCATTTACTTTAGCTGCAGTTTTGATATTACTTTGGGAAAATCTAACTAATGATTTATACGACGCAGAAACAGGAATCGATGAATTTAAATTCCATTCAATTGTAAATCTTGTAAAAAATAAAAAAATAATTTCATTTATTGCATATACATCTTTAGTTATTGGTTTATTAATAATTTTAATTATTTCAGTATCAACAAGTATAAACATTTTTATTTTGGTGGCAGCTTGCTGCTTCTTAGGATACTTATATCAAGGTCCTCCTTTTAGATTAGGCTATCAAGGTTTAGGAGAACCATTATGCTGGCTTGCATTTGGACCTTTTGCGTACTCTGCAGTCTTAATTGCGTTAAATCCGTCTAATATTTACTTCGAAGATATTCCATGGAAAGTTTCTTTATTACTTGGTTCAGGACCTTCCTTGGCAACAACTCTTGTGTTATTTTGTTCTCATTTTCATCAAATTTCTGAAGATAAAAAGCATGGGAAAAATTCACCTTTAGTTCGCTTAGGGGCAAAAAAAGGTTCTCAATTTGTGCCTTGGATAATTTTTACAATATATATTTTTCAACTTTTCACAATAGTTTATGGATTTATTCCAGTTTTTTGCATCCTTTATTTGCTTAGTTTCCCTCAAGCAACAAGACTTATAAATTTATTAAAATCTTCGTATACAAAACCTTCTGCAATAAAAAATTGCAAATTCATCGCAATAAAATTTCAAACTCTTAATGGAATTGGTTTAATCACAGGATTAATATTTAATTACTTACTAAATAAATGA
- a CDS encoding chorismate-binding protein codes for MKNDLNLTDFLKDVFSSFDKKVENSGLVSICIEIPCIDLFQVYELLINQYPFSSFWEESDGISYIAFEKCKYVTLDGPKRFEVAKEFNSENFKNLINLTNESHNSALSKIIYLFSFSENLNNNNLPTDIPSLEAILPKILITKSGKNCWLRINGHVEGKSSLRTLIEEIWTIRNQVINSGSELIKSSGLKTIFDSPFIDDFSRSLETSKTNMKKVVNRGIQLVEKDILEKIVLANRIKIKLKNKLDLVEILKRFKKKQPNTCRYVWKRNCKDILFGASPEKLFSFSKPNLTLEALAGTISTNSNFKKLLKSTKDLKEHNYVIQHLIKSLEVSKITNFKKSDIKVNSFGDISHLQTLIFSKVENICPFELLKNLHPSPAVCGYPKDAALDWINTLESFPRGNYASPMGWVDSSGNASFLLAIRGARCIEENIEFTAGSGIVSGSVLEKEIDEIKLKFESIVKQIFCAKNPR; via the coding sequence ATGAAAAATGATTTAAACTTAACAGATTTTTTAAAAGATGTATTTTCCTCTTTCGATAAGAAAGTTGAAAATTCTGGATTAGTAAGTATTTGTATTGAGATTCCTTGTATTGATTTATTTCAAGTTTATGAATTGTTAATAAATCAATATCCGTTTTCTTCATTTTGGGAGGAATCTGATGGCATTTCATATATAGCTTTCGAGAAGTGTAAATATGTTACTCTGGATGGCCCAAAAAGATTTGAGGTGGCAAAAGAGTTTAATTCTGAGAATTTTAAAAATTTAATTAACTTAACTAATGAATCGCATAATTCTGCACTTTCAAAAATAATTTATTTGTTTTCTTTCTCTGAAAATTTGAATAATAATAATTTACCTACAGATATCCCTAGTTTGGAAGCAATTTTGCCAAAAATATTAATTACTAAAAGTGGCAAGAATTGCTGGTTAAGAATCAATGGTCATGTTGAAGGTAAATCATCATTAAGAACATTAATTGAAGAAATATGGACAATTAGAAATCAAGTTATTAATTCTGGCTCAGAATTAATAAAATCATCTGGTTTAAAAACTATTTTTGATTCCCCTTTTATTGATGATTTCTCACGCTCCTTAGAAACTTCTAAAACAAACATGAAAAAAGTAGTAAATAGAGGAATTCAATTAGTAGAGAAAGATATCCTCGAAAAGATAGTTTTAGCGAATAGGATTAAAATAAAGCTTAAAAATAAATTAGATTTAGTAGAAATTTTAAAAAGATTTAAAAAGAAGCAACCAAATACCTGTAGATACGTTTGGAAAAGGAATTGTAAGGATATTTTGTTTGGAGCATCTCCAGAAAAATTATTTTCTTTCTCTAAACCTAATTTAACTTTAGAGGCTCTTGCTGGAACTATCTCTACTAATTCAAATTTTAAGAAACTCCTAAAAAGTACTAAAGACTTAAAGGAACATAATTATGTAATACAACATTTGATTAAATCTTTAGAAGTTTCAAAAATAACAAACTTTAAAAAAAGTGATATCAAGGTAAATTCATTTGGAGATATTTCTCATTTGCAAACACTCATTTTCTCTAAAGTTGAAAATATTTGTCCTTTTGAATTGCTTAAAAACTTACATCCATCTCCAGCTGTTTGTGGATACCCAAAAGATGCAGCATTGGATTGGATAAACACTCTTGAGTCTTTTCCTAGAGGGAATTATGCTTCTCCAATGGGTTGGGTTGATTCATCAGGCAATGCTTCATTTCTTTTGGCAATAAGAGGTGCAAGATGTATTGAAGAAAATATTGAATTTACTGCAGGTTCAGGTATAGTTTCTGGCTCCGTTTTAGAGAAAGAAATAGATGAGATTAAATTAAAATTTGAATCTATAGTAAAACAGATATTTTGCGCTAAAAACCCTAGATAA
- a CDS encoding acyl-CoA thioesterase — protein sequence MNPSDWLILQKKVRFGDCDSAGVIHFHNLLKWSHEAWEESIEIYGIPCNDIFPDFSIRKSQIIFPIVNCEANFHVPIKIGDLLKVKIAPHKINTHLFQVNSFFIKNGNKVAEGKIIHCSLDVDSRNKIEIPDQLERWIEASNVSTNLKEC from the coding sequence ATGAACCCCTCTGACTGGCTAATATTGCAGAAGAAAGTAAGGTTTGGTGATTGTGATTCTGCAGGTGTAATTCATTTTCATAACTTATTAAAATGGTCGCATGAAGCTTGGGAAGAAAGTATTGAAATCTATGGGATCCCTTGTAACGATATTTTTCCAGATTTTTCTATACGTAAAAGTCAAATTATTTTTCCAATAGTAAATTGTGAAGCAAACTTTCATGTGCCTATAAAAATTGGAGATTTATTAAAAGTAAAAATTGCCCCCCATAAAATTAATACTCATTTGTTCCAAGTAAATAGCTTTTTTATAAAAAATGGAAATAAAGTAGCCGAAGGGAAAATTATACACTGTTCTTTAGATGTTGATTCAAGAAATAAAATAGAAATTCCCGATCAGCTAGAAAGATGGATAGAGGCTTCTAATGTGAGTACAAATTTAAAAGAATGCTGA